The Bos indicus isolate NIAB-ARS_2022 breed Sahiwal x Tharparkar chromosome X, NIAB-ARS_B.indTharparkar_mat_pri_1.0, whole genome shotgun sequence genome has a window encoding:
- the ARMCX3 gene encoding armadillo repeat-containing X-linked protein 3, translating to MGYARKVGWVTAGLVIGAGACYCIYRLTRGRKQNKEKMAEGGSGDVDDVGDCPGARYNDWSDDDDDNSENKGVVWYPPWARIGTEAGTRARARARARATRARRAVQKRASPNSDDTILSPQELQKVLCLVEMSEKPYILEAALIALGNNAAYAFNRDIIRDLGGLPIVAKILNTRDPIVKEKALIVLNNLSVNAENQRRLKIYMNQVCDDTITSRLNSSVQLAGLRLLTNMTVTNEYQHMLANSISDFFRLFSAGNEETKFQVLKLLLNLAENPAMTRELLRAQVPSSLGSLFNKKENKEVILKLLVVFENINDNFKWEENESTQNQFSEGSLFFFLKEFQVCADKILGLESHQDFLVKVKVGKFVAKLAENMFPKSQE from the coding sequence ATGGGCTACGCCAGGAAAGTAGGCTGGGTGACTGCGGGACTGGTGATTGGGGCTGGCGCCTGCTATTGCATTTATAGACTGAccagaggaagaaaacagaacaagGAGAAAATGGCTGAGGGTGGGTCTGGGGATGTGGATGATGTTGGGGATTGTCCTGGGGCCAGGTACAATGACTGgtctgatgatgatgatgacaacagTGAGAACAAAGGTGTAGTATGGTACCCACCTTGGGCCCGGATTGGGACTGAGGCTGGAACCAGAGCTAGGGCCAGGGCGAGGGCCAGGGCCACCCGGGCTCGTCGAGCTGTCCAGAAAAGGGCTTCCCCCAATTCAGATGATACTATTTTGTCCCCTCAAGAGCTGCAGAAAGTTCTTTGCTTGGTTGAGATGTCTGAAAAGCCTTATATTCTTGAAGCAGCTTTAATTGCTCTGGGTAACAATGCTGCTTATGCATTTAACAGAGATATTATTCGTGATCTGGGTGGCCTCCCAATTGTTGCAAAGATTCTCAATACTCGGGATCCCATAGTTAAGGAAAAGGCTTTAATTGTCCTAAATAACTTGAGTGTGAATGCTGAAAATCAGCGCAGGCTTAAGATATACATGAATCAAGTCTGTGATGACACAATCACTTCTCGATTGAACTCATCTGTGCAACTGGCAGGTCTAAGATTGCTTACGAACATGACTGTTACTAATGAGTATCAGCACATGCTTGCTAATTCCATTTCAGACTTTTTCCGTTTATTTTCAGCAGGAAATGAAGAAACCAAATTTCAGGTTTTGAAACTCCTTTTGAATTTGGCTGAAAATCCAGCCATGACTAGAGAACTGCTCAGGGCCCAAGTACCATCCTCGCTGGGTTCCCTCTTTAATAAGAAGGAGAACAAAGAGGTGATTCTTAAGCTTCTGGTCGTATTCGAGAACATAAATGACAATTTTAAATGGGAGGAAAATGAATCTACTCAGAATCAATTCAGCGAaggttcactttttttctttttaaaagaatttcaggTGTGTGCTGATAAGATTCTGGGGCTAGAAAGTCATCAGGATTttttggtaaaagtgaaagttggaaAATTCGTGGCCAAACTGGCTGAGAATATGTTCCCAAAGAGCCAGGAATAA
- the ARMCX6 gene encoding protein ARMCX6 has protein sequence MGRAREVGWMAAGLMIGAGACYCVYKLTIGRDDSEKSEEEEEEWDDERELDDEEREIWFDLTTMARPWSEDGDWTEPGAPGGAEDRPSGGGKASRTYLVKQRPFPYEHKNTWSAQSFKNFCCALGLSKGPFIQGKMLLAEPKDASFSFSHDINSHLASLSIDGNTIPTPDPAVEEGKALYVPDNLNASVENQGQMKTCISQVCRETVSLCCNSFLQQAGLNLLISMTVIKNMLAKSVPGLMLPLIPEGSECAEGQVVKPLTGLSEKPALSGELLRAQVLWPFLPLFIRNTNRQLLSETLAS, from the coding sequence ATGGGCCGGGCTCGGGAAGTGGGTTGGATGGCTGCAGGACTGATGATTGGGGCTGGTGCCTGCTACTGCGTTTACAAACTAACCATAGGAAGAGATGACAGTGAGAAgtcggaggaggaggaagaggaatggGATGATGAGCGGGAACTGGATGACGAGGAGCGCGAGATTTGGTTTGACTTGACAACTATGGCACGGCCCTGGAGTGAGGATGGGGACTGGACTGAACCAGGGGCACCCGGTGGTGCTGAGGACAGACCTTCAGGTGGGGGCAAAGCCAGTCGAACATACCTGGTAAAACAGCGCCCGTTCCCTTATGAACACAAAAATACTTGGAGTGCTCAGagctttaaaaatttctgttgtgCTCTTGGCCTCTCCAAGGGCCCTTTCATTCAGGGAAAAATGTTGTTAGCTGAGCCCAAGGATGCGAGTTTTTCATTTAGCCATGATATCAACAGTCATTTGGCCAGCCTCTCCATTGATGGAAACACAATCCCGACTCCCGACCCTGCTGTTGAGGAGGGAAAGGCTTTGTATGTCCCAGATAACTTGAATGCCAGTGTTGAAAATCAGGGCCAGATGAAGACGTGCATCAGCCAAGTGTGTCGGGAGACTGTGTCACTTTGCTGCAACTCATTTCTGCAGCAGGCTGGATTAAATTTGTTAATAAGCATGACAGTTATTAAGAACATGCTTGCCAAGTCCGTTCCAGGCTTGATGCTTCCTTTGATACCAGAGGGAAGTGAATGTGCTGAGGGGCAGGTTGTGAAACCCCTGACGGGTTTGTCTGAAAAGCCAGCCTTGTCGGGGGAGTTGCTGAGAGCCCAAGTGCTATGGCCCTTCCTGCCCCTCTTTATCAGGAACACAAACAGACAGCTTCTCTCAGAAACCCTGGCCTCTTAA